Proteins co-encoded in one Candidatus Dadabacteria bacterium genomic window:
- the coaBC gene encoding bifunctional phosphopantothenoylcysteine decarboxylase/phosphopantothenate--cysteine ligase CoaBC — protein sequence MLRGKNVVVGITGGISAYKSCELVRSLVRDGAEVRCAMTRNAERFITPLTLQTLSGNKVASNLFDLTSESEIGHIKIADEADVVVVAPASASFIGKIASGIADSLLATVILATKAPVIVCPAMNSNMYSNSIVQENMEKLRRHGFTIVEPDEGDLACGWTGRGRLAETDVIALEVQKAITPQDYAGESILVSAGATREHIDPVRFISNPSTGKMGYSIARAGWLRGARATLVSGHSSLPDPHGVEVVRVTDCNDMYERIHERFEQSHIVIKSAAVSDYSPCEKSEQKIKKSKKQLSIPLKKTRDILKSLGKDKKDRILVGFAAETENLINNSRKKLKEKNLDLIVANDVTAPQAGFGEDTNIAWLVDRERVEELPLMNKFELANRILDRIKEIGGR from the coding sequence TTGCTTCGTGGAAAGAACGTCGTGGTGGGAATAACGGGCGGCATTTCCGCCTACAAGTCCTGCGAACTTGTGAGGTCACTCGTTAGAGACGGGGCCGAGGTTCGGTGCGCAATGACCAGAAACGCCGAGCGTTTCATAACCCCCCTAACCCTCCAGACCCTTTCCGGAAACAAGGTCGCCTCCAATCTCTTTGATCTCACTTCAGAATCCGAAATAGGTCACATAAAAATCGCCGACGAGGCCGACGTGGTGGTGGTCGCGCCCGCAAGCGCGTCCTTCATAGGCAAAATCGCATCGGGAATAGCCGACAGCCTGCTCGCAACCGTCATACTTGCGACGAAAGCTCCTGTAATCGTCTGCCCGGCCATGAACTCGAACATGTACTCAAACTCGATAGTTCAGGAAAACATGGAAAAACTGAGGCGGCACGGATTCACCATAGTGGAACCCGACGAGGGAGATCTCGCCTGCGGATGGACCGGGAGGGGAAGGCTTGCCGAAACGGACGTTATAGCCCTTGAGGTCCAGAAGGCGATCACTCCGCAGGACTACGCGGGAGAAAGCATACTGGTAAGCGCCGGAGCGACCAGGGAGCACATAGACCCCGTGAGGTTCATATCCAATCCCTCGACCGGCAAAATGGGCTACTCGATAGCCCGGGCGGGATGGCTTCGCGGAGCCCGGGCGACTCTGGTCTCGGGACACTCTTCCCTTCCAGACCCCCACGGAGTGGAGGTAGTGCGGGTAACGGATTGCAATGATATGTACGAGCGAATCCACGAGCGCTTTGAGCAATCTCATATCGTGATAAAATCGGCAGCCGTAAGCGACTACTCGCCCTGCGAGAAATCGGAGCAGAAGATAAAAAAATCGAAAAAACAGCTTTCGATCCCCCTTAAGAAAACCCGGGACATACTGAAATCCCTCGGGAAGGACAAAAAAGACAGGATCCTGGTGGGATTCGCCGCTGAAACGGAAAACCTCATCAACAACTCCAGAAAAAAGCTTAAGGAAAAAAATCTAGACCTCATAGTAGCAAACGACGTTACGGCTCCGCAGGCGGGCTTCGGGGAAGATACCAACATCGCATGGCTCGTGGACAGGGAAAGAGTCGAGGAACTTCCTCTCATGAACAAGTTTGAACTCGCAAACAGAATCCTCGACAGGATTAAGGAAATAGGGGGAAGATAA